Proteins from a genomic interval of Quercus robur chromosome 9, dhQueRobu3.1, whole genome shotgun sequence:
- the LOC126700851 gene encoding uncharacterized protein LOC126700851 has translation MGKIVVNWRDKHYGHIQVWNSRARSLCHGVRLEGAMSPAYPYFDWYDKVTWRFVDHTSASLLIMVASHKQLLMRHVVGSPEYKQIIAVLKVVERLRRVTAQHPLEETDGANQEAPKDTGLPSTGSTRASHSHGQRAAPHQVVSRLGPPPPLHAPEFPPPPHASPAPEIPPCTAHAIPDLEIPLPTAHASFHPEIPSHTPHTFFDSAHLSFTPPFFDLDYDFSQTPPVMHTQSPSYSIGHIDHVPPHSQSMSFMPTPRLHTNPMTTGRTHISSATPSSPAIVGSSVVGSQAKQQDVHVENEQVVGLQSPPQGQPKRTTKAPPCGTGGHKVGHKADPTVTTLVKKGARKITLSIGDGANDVSMIQAAHIGIGINGMEGMQAVMASDFAIAQFRFLTDLLLVHGRWSYLRLCKVVTYFFYKNLTFTLTQFWFTFHTGFSGQRFYDEWFQSLYNVIFTALPVIIVGLFDKDVSATLSKKYPELYMEGIRTVFFKWRVVAVWAFFSFYQSLVFYCFVTTSSKGAKSSSGKVFGLWDVSTMTFTCVVVTVNLRLLLMCNLITRWHYISVGGSILAWFIFIFIYSGIMTPMGMLWELMLMGVLFGIHQVIAASGAVKHDEIVEQVKKLFTKLSSDPTTATQFVAEEPTDFTGSEVRIIDDDIPLAQFAVAFSGASWTDPNSIALMVMQAMLGSWNKSASGGKHMG, from the exons ATGGGGAAGATTGTGGTGAACTGGAGGGACAAACATTATGGCCATATCCAAGTGTGGAATAGTCGAGCACGATCTCTATGTCATGGAGTACGACTAGAGGGTGCTATGTCGCCTGCTTATCCATACTTCGATTGGTACGATAAGGTGACTTGGAGGTTCGTCGACCACACTTCCGCGTCACTTCTTATTATG GTTGCCAGTCACAAGCAGTTGTTGATGCGTCATGTAGTAGGTAGTCCTGAGTACAAGCAGATTATAGCTGTACTTAAGGTAGTGGAACGCCTTCGCCGTGTAACTGCCCAACATCCCTTGGAAGAGACCGATGGGGCAAATCAAGAAGCGCCAAAAGATACTGGACTACCAAGCACGGGCTCAACTCGTGCTAGCCATAGCCATGGTCAACGTGCTGCACCCCATCAGGTTGTCAGTAGGTTGGGTCCCCCTCCACCCCTACATGCACCAGAGTTCCCTCCACCCCCACATGCATCTCCTGCCCCAGAGATCCCTCCATGTACTGCTCATGCAATTCCTGACCTAGAGATCCCTCTACCTACTGCTCATGCATCTTTTCACCCCGAGATCCCTTCACACACCCCACATACATTTTTTGACTCTGCTCATCTTTCATTTACCCCGCCATTCTTTGATCTCGACTATGATTTCAGTCAAACCCCTCCTGTCATGCACACTCAATCCCCCTCGTACAGCATTGGTCATATAGACCATGTACCACCCCATAGTCAGTCCATGTCATTCATGCCCACTCCTAGATTGCATACAAATCCCATGACTACGGGCCGCACTCACATTTCATCTGCTACACCATCCTCCCCCGCAATTGTAGGATCTTCAGTTGTTGGAAGTCAAGCAAAACAGCAAGATGTGCATGTTGAGAATGAGCAGGTAGTTGGGTTACAGTCACCCCCACAAGGTCAACCTAAACGCACAACAAAAGCACCTCCTTGTGGGACAGGTGGTCACAAAGTAGGACACAAGGCTGACCCCACG GTAACAACTCTGGTCAAGAAAGGTGCTCGGAAAATTACACTGAGTATTGGTGATGGTGCCAATGATGTTAGCATGATTCAAGCTGCTCATATTGGCATTGGAATAAACGGGATGGAAGGGATGCAAGCAGTGATGGCTAGTGATTTTGCAATAGCCCAGTTTCGCTTTCTTACGGATTTGCTTCTTGTGCATGGGCGGTGGTCTTATCTTAGATTATGCAAG GTTGTGACATACTTCTTTTACAAGAATCTTACGTTCACATTGACTCAATTTTGGTTCACCTTTCATACTGGATTCTCTGGTCAGAGATTCTATGATGAATGGTTTCAGTCCCTGTATAATGTCATATTTACAGCTCTGCCTGTGATCATTGTTGGGCTTTTTGATAAG GATGTCAGTGCAACCCTTTCTAAGAAGTACCCTGAACTGTATATGGAGGGAATAAGAACTGTCTTTTTTAAATGGAGGGTTGTGGCAGtatgggctttcttttctttctaccAATCTCTTGTCTTTTATTGCTTTGTGACCACTTCCAGTAAAGGTGCTAAAAGTTCATCAGGGAAGGTGTTTGGTCTCTGGGATGTCAGCACAATGACCTTCACATGTGTTGTAGTAACAGTCAACTTGCGACTTCTTCTGATGTGTAATTTGATTACTAGGTGGCATTACATTAGTGTTGGGGGAAGTATTTTAGCAtggtttattttcatttttatttattcaggAATTATGACCCCAATG GGCATGCTTTGGGAACTTATGCTAATGGGTGTTTTATTTGGGATCCATCAGGTCATTGCTGCTTCTGGAGCTGTGAAGCATGACGAAATTGTTGAGCAagtaaaaaaattgttcacaaaGTTGTCATCAGATCCCACCACAGCTACTCAGTTTGTTGCAGAAGAACCAACGGATTTTACTGGTTCCGAG GTTAGGATAATTGATGATGATATTCCTTTGGCACAATTCGCGGTTGCTTTTAGCGGAGCATCTTGGACAGATCCAAATTCCATTGCTCTGATGGTCATGCAGGCTATGTTGGGTTCATGGAACAAAAGTGCCAGTGGAGGAAAGCACATGGGGTGA
- the LOC126699608 gene encoding protein ALP1-like — translation MDYNDHIDNSDEDHSYDVENDEYDDEELYDLAIAGCHVAVTYYMKYIDKQPCRDSEQTGYMWLMDYLTGNETKCFEMFRMKPHVFLQLCNVLQHTYGLQHTRHIRLEESVGICLMILGQGACYRMAQERFQHSGETIHKRFHRVLKHLNIMSMDIFKPSDPTFSVVPRHIQKNPLYMPHFQDCIGAIDGTHIQVVVGDDKKAPYYNRKAVTSFNVMAACDFDLLFTFVMAGWEGAAHDTRIFLDAIRRQSVNFPKPPPGKYYLVDAGYPLRKGYLPPYKGQKYHLSDFRRAGRGNHIEERFNYVHSSLRSAIERTFGVWKNKWKILKQMPPYDIRHQRNIIVATCVLHNFIRKHDREDEGFNWDEHDLDRPRSNSSGEGSSRQANVENIQDEEMKFVRDKIARSICGL, via the exons ATGgattacaatgatcatattgatAATAGTGATGAAGATCATTCTTATGATGTGGAAAACGATGAATATGATGATGAGGAATTATATGATCTTGCTATTGCTGGATGTCATGTTGCAGTGACATATTATATGAAATATATTGATAAACAACCTTGTAGAGATTCTGAACAAACTGGCTATATGTGGTTGATGGATTATTTGACGGGTAATGAAACGAAATGTTTCGAAATGTTTAGAATGAAGCCACATGTTTTTCTTCAATTGTGTAATGTTTTACAACATACATATGGACTtcagcacacaaggcatattaGGCTTGAAGAGTCAGTAGGTATATGTTTAATGATACTTGGACAAGGAGCTTGTTATAGGATGGCTCAAGAAAGATTCCAACATTCTGGTGAGACTATACACAAACGTTTTCATAGAGTTCTGAAACACCTTAACATAATGTCAATGGATATCTTCAAGCCTTCTGACCCTACATTTAGTGTAGTTCCAAGACATATACAGAAGAATCCATTGTACATGCCACACTTTCAG gATTGCATTGGTGCCATTGATGGTACACATATCCAAGTTGTTGTTGGAGACGACAAGAAAGCTCCATATTATAATAGAAAGGCTGTGACATCTTTTAATGTGATGGCAGCATGCGATTTTGATTTACTTTTCACATTTGTTATGGCTGGATGGGAGGGTGCAGCACATGATACACGTATTTTCTTAGATGCTATCCGTCGACAATCTGTCAATTTTCCAAAACCACCACCag gaaaatattatttagttgATGCTGGATACCCCTTAAGGAAAGGATATTTGCCACCTTATAAGGGACAGAAGTATCATCTTTCAGATTTTCGACGAGCTGGTCGAGGGAATCACATAGAAGAGAGGTTTAATTATGTTCACTCATCACTTAGAAGTGCAATTGAGCGAACTTTTGGAGTGTGGAagaataaatggaaaattttaaagCAAATGCCACCTTATGACATTAGGCACCAAAGAAACATTATAGTTGCTACTTGTGTTTTgcataattttattagaaaacatGATAGGGAAGATGAGGGATTCAATTGGGATGAACATGACTTGGATAGACCAAGAAGCAATAGTAGTGGAGAAGGTAGTAGCAGACAGGCAAACGTTGAAAATATACAAGATGAGGAGATGAAATTTGTTCGTGACAAAATAGCTCGATCCATTTGTGGGttgtaa